From a single Adhaeribacter swui genomic region:
- a CDS encoding enolase C-terminal domain-like protein codes for MEKLNKDVLESRRDHLRKLGLGASAGLLGLFGTPESRAEQRVTPAYAKGMKPVKIKSVKAIGTAPQGSNLIVVKVETTEPGLYGYGCATFTQRAEVVVTAINNYLDPLCAGKDVDNIEDAWQSAYVSSYWRNGPVLNNALSGLDQALWDIKGKRAGMPVYQLLGGKVRFAVPCYTHANGKTPEETANDAKRIMDSGFKYVRVQQGGYGATAISSKPDFKDAGFGGANDQYMNQTAYMKSVPKLFEATRKVCGEEVELLHDIHERLDPMDSINMIKALEDYRPFFIEDPFSPENPKWFKMLRQSTTVPIAMGELFNNQNEWKEAMINQWFDYIRIHVSQIGGITPAMKVARLGEWFNVKTAWHGPGDVSPVGHAAQCHMDLAIWNFGIQEAVSFNDKTLEVFQGCPTMNKGYMSVNEAPGIGVEVNEKAAAKYPISNKAGNWQVRKFDGTIIRP; via the coding sequence ATGGAAAAATTAAACAAAGACGTACTGGAAAGCCGCCGCGATCATTTAAGAAAATTAGGTCTGGGAGCATCTGCTGGCCTATTAGGTTTATTTGGTACCCCGGAAAGCCGCGCCGAACAACGGGTTACGCCGGCTTACGCCAAAGGTATGAAGCCCGTTAAAATAAAAAGTGTAAAAGCCATTGGCACCGCACCGCAAGGCTCTAATTTAATTGTAGTAAAAGTAGAAACCACCGAACCGGGCTTATATGGCTACGGCTGCGCCACATTTACGCAGCGTGCCGAAGTAGTGGTTACCGCCATTAACAACTACCTGGACCCTTTATGCGCCGGCAAAGACGTAGATAATATCGAAGACGCCTGGCAATCGGCGTACGTGAGTTCATATTGGCGCAACGGGCCGGTATTAAACAATGCTTTAAGCGGATTAGACCAGGCTTTGTGGGATATTAAAGGCAAAAGAGCCGGTATGCCGGTGTACCAGTTATTGGGCGGCAAAGTACGTTTCGCGGTGCCCTGCTACACTCACGCTAACGGTAAAACCCCCGAAGAAACCGCTAATGATGCCAAACGCATCATGGACAGCGGCTTTAAATACGTGCGGGTGCAGCAAGGCGGCTACGGGGCTACCGCTATTTCGTCTAAACCTGATTTTAAAGATGCAGGTTTTGGGGGCGCCAACGACCAATACATGAATCAAACCGCCTACATGAAATCGGTGCCCAAATTATTCGAAGCTACCCGTAAAGTGTGCGGCGAAGAAGTAGAACTGCTACACGATATTCACGAGCGGCTGGACCCCATGGATTCCATTAACATGATTAAAGCGCTGGAAGATTACCGGCCTTTCTTCATCGAAGACCCTTTCTCCCCGGAAAACCCCAAGTGGTTCAAAATGCTCCGCCAAAGCACTACCGTACCCATTGCTATGGGCGAGTTGTTTAACAACCAAAACGAGTGGAAAGAAGCCATGATTAACCAATGGTTCGATTACATCCGGATTCACGTGTCGCAGATTGGCGGTATTACCCCAGCCATGAAGGTAGCCCGTTTAGGTGAGTGGTTCAACGTAAAAACCGCCTGGCACGGCCCCGGCGACGTGTCGCCGGTAGGTCATGCGGCCCAGTGCCACATGGACTTAGCTATCTGGAATTTTGGTATTCAGGAAGCCGTGAGCTTTAACGATAAAACCTTAGAAGTATTCCAGGGCTGCCCCACCATGAACAAAGGCTACATGTCGGTGAACGAAGCGCCGGGCATTGGCGTGGAAGTAAACGAAAAAGCGGCCGCCAAATACCCGATCTCCAACAAAGCCGGCAACTGGCAGGTGCGCAAATTCGACGGTACCATTATCCGGCCTTAG